The Geobacter metallireducens GS-15 region GCAGGATATGGTTCTCGGTATCTACTACATGACCCGGGAGCGTCATTTCGCCAAGGGGGACGGGAAAATCTTCGCGTCTCCGGAAGAAGTGCGGATAGCGTATGATGCCGGCGAGGTTGACCTCCAGGCACGTATCAGCGTCCGGATGAAAAACATTCTCTCCGCTGCGTCTGAACAGCCGGCCATCATCGAGACGACAGTTGGTCGTATCTTGCTTCGTGAGATACTCCCCGAAATGGTCCCCTTCTCTTCCATCAACAAGGTTATGAGCAAGAAGGAGCTTGTGAACCTGATCGATGTCTGCTACCGCCTTGCCGGCAACAAAGAGACCGTCATCCTGGCCGACCGGCTCAAGGAGACCGGATTCCGCTACTCGACCCTGGCGGGTATTTCCATCTGCATGAATGATATGGTGATCCCCGAAGGGAAGTCCGCAATCATCGACAGCGCCAACGACGAGGTGAAGGAGATCCAGAACCAGTATACCGAGGGTCTCATCACCGACGGGGAGCGCTACAACAAAGTTATCGACATCTGGGCCAAGGCTACGGAAGACATCGCCAAGCAGATGCTCGACAACCTTTCCAAGGACACGATCCTCTCCCCTGACGGCCAGGAAGTGAAGATTCCTTCCTTCAACGCAATTCACATGATGGCCGACTCGGGCGCGCGGGGCTCTGCTCAGCAGATTCGTCAGCTGGCGGGTATGCGGGGGCTCATGGCGAAGCCGTCCGGCGAAATCATCGAGACTCCTATCACCGCCAACTTCCGGGAGGGACTGAACGTTCTTCAGTACTTCATCTCGACCCACGGTGCCCGGAAGGGTCTTGCCGACACGGCTCTCAAGACCGCGAACTCCGGTTACCTTACCCGTCGTCTGGTTGACGTGGCACAGGACGCCATTATCACCGAGACGGACTGCGGCACGCTCGACGGCCTTACCGTCACATCCCTGACCGAGGGTGGCGAAGTCATTGAGCAGATTGGAGATCGCATTCTCGGCCGCGTTGCCCTTGACGATATCCTTGATCCGGTAACTGGCGATGTGCTTGTTCCTGCCAACCAGGAAATCGATGAAACGCTCGTGAAGCGCATCGAGGATGCTGGCATCGAGCGGGTCAAGATCCGCTCCGTGCTCACCTGCCAGAGCAGACGCGGCATTTGCGCCAAGTGCTACGGACGTGACCTTGCCCGCGGACATATCGTCAATATGGGGGAAGCGGTTGGCGTCATCGCTGCCCAGTCCATCGGCGAGCCGGGTACTCAGCTGACCATGCGTACCTTCCATATCGGTGGTACGGCATCGCGGCATGCAGAGCAGACCTCGCTTGAAGCCCGGACAGAAGGCCGGGTTAAGTTCATCAATATAAACAGCGTCGTCAATATTGAGGGACACCATATCGTCATGAACCGCAACGGCGAAGTTGCCATCATCGACGAAACGGGTCGTGAGCGCGAAAAGTACGGCATTGTCTACGGCGCCAAGATCAAGTTCGGCCCTGATCAGGTTGTGAAACCAGGCGAAACGCTCGCCGAGTGGGACCCTTACACCATGCCGATCCTCACCGAGGTCGCTGGACGCGTTAAGTTCGGGGACATTGTTGAAGGGGTAACCATGGAGGAACAACTCGACGAGGTGACCGGCCTTTCCCGTAAGGTTATCATTGAGTCGAGGGATGCTGACAAGCGGCCGCGTATCGCCATAAAGGCATCGGATCCCGAATCCGCGTCCGGCGGGAGCACCATCGGTCGTTACTATCTGCCGGTCGGTGCCAACATTTCCGTGGCCGAAGACTCGTTCGTCAATGCCGGTGATGTAATTGCGAAGATTCCGCGTGAAACGACGAAGACCAAAGATATCACCGGTGGTCTCCCGCGGGTTGCCGAGCTCTTCGAAGCTCGCAAGCCTAAGGACTTCGCCGTGATAACCGAGATTGACGGTGTCGTCACCTTCGGCAAGGATGCCAAGGGGAAGCGCAAGGTCATTGTTACTCCGGAGTTGGGTGAACCCAAAGAGTATCTGATCCCCAAGGGCAAGCATATCAGTGTACATGAGAACGATTACGTACGGGCAGGCGAACCCCTCATGGACGGGTCCTCCAACCCCCACGACATTCTTCGGGTGTTGGGTATCAAGGAACTCGCAAAGTACTTGGTCGACGAGGTTCAGGAGGTTTACCGACTCCAGGGCGTCAAGATCAATGATAAGCACATTGAGACCATTGTTCGTCAGATGCTCCGCAGGGTTCGGATCAAGGAAGTGGGGGATACTAACTTGCTCATTGATGACCAACTCGAGCGCTGGGTCTTCGAGGAAGAGAACGAGCGGGTTATTGCAAAGGGGGGGCGTCCCGCCATTGCCGAACCGCTTCTTCTTGGTATCACCAAGGCATCGCTCTCGACGGAATCATTCATCTCTGCTGCATCTTTCCAAGAGACGACAAAGGTGCTGACCCAGGCGGCCATCGAGGGAAAGGTGGATCAGCTTCGCGGGCTCAAGGAAAACGTCATTATGGGACGGCTTATTCCTGCTGGAACAGGTCTGTCTCGTTATCGGAACCTCAAGCTCGTCGCCGAGCAGGCAGAACTGTTGGAACCCGTTGCCGTTGCGCCTCCCGCTGTTGAGGAGGATTACCCTGAAGATGACATGCTTGACGATATTGAGGAATAGCTCTCACGGTCAGATTGAAAGTAATGAAAAAAATCTTGACAAGGTGTTGTGTAGCTGCTAACTTTGTCGCTTCCGCAGGGCGAGTACCCCCTGGAGAAGCCGTTATTGGGAGAAACAGAGTATGCCAACGATTAACCAGCTGATCCGCATCGGCAGGAAGAGTAAGAAGGAAAAGTCGAATTCCCCCGCGCTGAAGAGCTGTCCCCAGAAGCGTGGCGTCTGTACTCGGGTTTATACTACGACCCCTAAGAAGCCGAACTCTGCGTTGAGGAAAGTTGCAAGGGTTCGTCTGACAAATGGAATTGAGGTTAGTTCTTATATTCCGGGGGTTGGGCATAATCTTCAAGAGCACTCTGTAGTGCTTATTCGGGGTGGTCGGGTTAAGGACCTTCCTGGTGTTCGGTATCACATTGTTCGTGGTACGCTGGATTCTGTTGGTGTGAAGGATCGGAAGCAGGCTCGTTCCAAGTATGGCGCCAAGCGGCCCAAGTAATCGACTTTGGTGAGAGGGTGATATGCCGAGAAGAAGAGAAGTAGCTAAACGGGTTATTCTTCCTGACCCCAAGTTTAACGACAGGGTTGTTGCGAAGCTTGTAAACGTTATTATGGTGGGCGGGAAAAAGAGTACAGCTGAGCGCGCGCTTTATGGTGCGCTTGAGGTGGTCTCTCAGAAGACAGGTGAAGAGGCGGTTAAGGTTCTTAAGAAGTGTCTTGATAATATTAAGCCGACTCTTGAGGTTAAATCGCGACGGGTTGGTGGTTCCACGTATCAGGTCCCTGTTGAGGTTCGTGCTGATCGTCGGGTTTCGCTTGCGATGCGTTGGCTTGTTAAGTACGCCAACGACCGTTCTGAGAAGACGGTTACTGATAAGCTTGCTGGTGAGATTCTTGATGTCTATAACAATCGTGGCGCTGCAGTTAAGAAGCGTGAGGATACTCACCGGATGGCTGAGGCGAACAGGGCTTTTGCGCACTACCGTTGGTAGTTTTAGATAGGGTGAGTATAGGTAACTGGAGGATTTTGTGGCACGACTTGTACCATTGGAAAAAACCCGAAATATCGGGATAATGGCGCACATAGACGCCGGTAAGACGACGACGACTGAGCGTATTCTTTATTATACTGGCGTAACTCACAAGATTGGTGAGGTGCATGAAGGCGCTGCCACGATGGACTGGATGGAGCAGGAGCAGGAGCGCGGAATTACTATTACTTCCGCTGCGACGACCTGTAACTGGGGCGATCATCGCATAAATATTATTGATACGCCTGGCCACGTTGACTTTACTATTGAGGTTGAGCGTTCGCTGCGCGTGCTTGACGGTGCGGTTGCTGTCTTTTGTTCGGTTGGTGGTGTTGAGCCCCAGTCTGAGACCGTGTGGCGGCAAGCTGATAAGTATGGTGTTCCGCGTATTGCTTTTGTTAATAAGATGGACCGTGTTGGGGCGGACTTCTTTCGTGGGGTTTCCATGATTCGCGATCGCCTCAAGGCCAACCCGGTGCCAATTCAGTTGCCGATTGGTGCAGAAGATACCTTTAAGGGCGTGGTTGACCTTGTGGAGATGAAGGCGATTGTCTGGGATGAGGAATCTCTTGGTGCAAAGTTTCATGTGGAGGAGATTCCGGCTGATCTTCAGGAGCTTGCGCAAGAGTATCATGAGAAGATGGTTGAGGAAATTTCTTCCCATGACGATGCCTTGATGGAGAAGTATCTCGGCGGCGAAGAGCTTACTGTGGATGAGGTTAGGGCTGCCATTCGCAATGCGACGATTGCAATTCAGATATGCCCTGTGATTTGTGGGTCTTCATTCAAGAATAAAGGGGTTCAGAATCTCCTTGACTCGGTTGTTGAATATCTTCCGTCTCCCGTGGATATTCCGGCCATAAAGGGTGTAGATGCCGATTCCGGTGCCGAGATTGAGCGTAAGGCTGCTGACAGTGAACCGTTCGCGGCGTTGGCCTTCAAGATTATGACTGACCCCTTTGTCGGTCAGCTCTGCTTTATTAGGGTTTATTCTGGGGTCCTTAATTCTGGATCGTACGTATATAACTCCACAAAGGGTAAAAAAGAGCGTATCGGTAGACTTCTGAAGATGCACGCAAACAAGCGTGAAGAAATAAAGGAAGTT contains the following coding sequences:
- the rpoC gene encoding DNA-directed RNA polymerase subunit beta' is translated as MEDFFSFFDKPKDPLHFSAIRISVSSPEKIRERSFGEVKKPETINYRTFKPERDGLFCAKIFGPTKDYECNCGKYKRMKHRGIVCEKCGVEVIPSKVRRERLGHIDLATPVAHIWFLKSLPSRIGNLLDISLKDLEKVLYFEAYAVTDPKNTGMAMAEVLSEDRYLKALEEHNYQFEAGMGAAAIRDCLKAIDLDQLAEQLRQEMIEATSEAKRKKTAKRLKVVEAFKESGNRPEWMILECIPVLPPELRPLVPLDGGRFATSDLNDLYRRVINRNNRLKRLMELQAPEVIIRNEKRMLQEAVDALFDNGRRGRAIAGPNKRPLKSLSDMLKGKSGRFRQNLLGKRVDYSGRSVIVVGPELRLHQCGLPKKMALELFKPFIYNKLEERGFVTTIKSAKKMVEKERPEVWDVLEEVIKEHPVMLNRAPTLHRLGIQAFEPVLIEGKAIQLHPLVCTAFNADFDGDQMAVHLPLSIESQVEARVLMMSTNNILSPAHGKPIIVPSQDMVLGIYYMTRERHFAKGDGKIFASPEEVRIAYDAGEVDLQARISVRMKNILSAASEQPAIIETTVGRILLREILPEMVPFSSINKVMSKKELVNLIDVCYRLAGNKETVILADRLKETGFRYSTLAGISICMNDMVIPEGKSAIIDSANDEVKEIQNQYTEGLITDGERYNKVIDIWAKATEDIAKQMLDNLSKDTILSPDGQEVKIPSFNAIHMMADSGARGSAQQIRQLAGMRGLMAKPSGEIIETPITANFREGLNVLQYFISTHGARKGLADTALKTANSGYLTRRLVDVAQDAIITETDCGTLDGLTVTSLTEGGEVIEQIGDRILGRVALDDILDPVTGDVLVPANQEIDETLVKRIEDAGIERVKIRSVLTCQSRRGICAKCYGRDLARGHIVNMGEAVGVIAAQSIGEPGTQLTMRTFHIGGTASRHAEQTSLEARTEGRVKFININSVVNIEGHHIVMNRNGEVAIIDETGREREKYGIVYGAKIKFGPDQVVKPGETLAEWDPYTMPILTEVAGRVKFGDIVEGVTMEEQLDEVTGLSRKVIIESRDADKRPRIAIKASDPESASGGSTIGRYYLPVGANISVAEDSFVNAGDVIAKIPRETTKTKDITGGLPRVAELFEARKPKDFAVITEIDGVVTFGKDAKGKRKVIVTPELGEPKEYLIPKGKHISVHENDYVRAGEPLMDGSSNPHDILRVLGIKELAKYLVDEVQEVYRLQGVKINDKHIETIVRQMLRRVRIKEVGDTNLLIDDQLERWVFEEENERVIAKGGRPAIAEPLLLGITKASLSTESFISAASFQETTKVLTQAAIEGKVDQLRGLKENVIMGRLIPAGTGLSRYRNLKLVAEQAELLEPVAVAPPAVEEDYPEDDMLDDIEE
- the rpsL gene encoding 30S ribosomal protein S12 — its product is MPTINQLIRIGRKSKKEKSNSPALKSCPQKRGVCTRVYTTTPKKPNSALRKVARVRLTNGIEVSSYIPGVGHNLQEHSVVLIRGGRVKDLPGVRYHIVRGTLDSVGVKDRKQARSKYGAKRPK
- the rpsG gene encoding 30S ribosomal protein S7 encodes the protein MPRRREVAKRVILPDPKFNDRVVAKLVNVIMVGGKKSTAERALYGALEVVSQKTGEEAVKVLKKCLDNIKPTLEVKSRRVGGSTYQVPVEVRADRRVSLAMRWLVKYANDRSEKTVTDKLAGEILDVYNNRGAAVKKREDTHRMAEANRAFAHYRW
- the fusA gene encoding elongation factor G; this translates as MARLVPLEKTRNIGIMAHIDAGKTTTTERILYYTGVTHKIGEVHEGAATMDWMEQEQERGITITSAATTCNWGDHRINIIDTPGHVDFTIEVERSLRVLDGAVAVFCSVGGVEPQSETVWRQADKYGVPRIAFVNKMDRVGADFFRGVSMIRDRLKANPVPIQLPIGAEDTFKGVVDLVEMKAIVWDEESLGAKFHVEEIPADLQELAQEYHEKMVEEISSHDDALMEKYLGGEELTVDEVRAAIRNATIAIQICPVICGSSFKNKGVQNLLDSVVEYLPSPVDIPAIKGVDADSGAEIERKAADSEPFAALAFKIMTDPFVGQLCFIRVYSGVLNSGSYVYNSTKGKKERIGRLLKMHANKREEIKEVLAGDIAAAVGLKYTTTGDTLCPEDAPVILESIEFPEPVIAIAIEPKTKADQEKLGISLQKLASEDPSFRVRTDEETGQTIISGMGELHLEIIVDRLMREFKVEANVGKPQVAYRETVTKKVKVEGKFVRQSGGRGQYGHVWIEMEPQEPGKGYEFVDAIKGGVVPREYIPAVDKGIQEAMDTGVLAGFPCVDFKVSLVDGSYHEVDSSEMAFKIAGSMAFKEAAAKASPVLLEPIMSVEVVVPEEYMGDVIGDLNSRRGRIMGMEGRAGAQVVSAMVPLAQMFGYATDLRSATQGRATYTMTFDHYEQVPKSVSEEIIAKVKG